A genomic stretch from Lathyrus oleraceus cultivar Zhongwan6 chromosome 2, CAAS_Psat_ZW6_1.0, whole genome shotgun sequence includes:
- the LOC127121399 gene encoding paired amphipathic helix protein Sin3-like 6 → MGGTGAKKPTVDFDYALEYVIKVKTRFDRPYHHHVYPLFLDILDSFKENEKSLDDVIKEVNLLFKGHDDLIDEFTNFLP, encoded by the exons ATGGGAGGAACAGGTGCTAAGAAACCAACTGTGGATTTTGATTATGCTTTGGAATATGTTATTAAGGTGAAG ACTCGATTTGATCGTCCTTATCACCATCATGTTTATCCATTGTTTCTGGACATTCTGGACTCGTTTAAAGAAAACGAAAAGAGTCTTGACGATGTCATTAAAGAG GTTAATTTGCTTTTCAAAGGCCATGATGATCTAATTGATGAGTTTACTAATTTTCTTCCTTGA